In Actinomyces radicidentis, one genomic interval encodes:
- a CDS encoding ABC transporter permease, with amino-acid sequence MSQATTAPAAGTAEERREAKPPVLRQIAESSVLMGVLAVFTAMIVGSVLILIADPDVRAASSYFFARPSDWFNAAGTSLSQAYTALVRGGIFDWQATTTTRMWRPMTETLTVATPLILAGLGMAVAFRAGLFNVGGQGQIMLGAILGGYVGFAWNLPTGLHLLVAIIGAILGGAIWGGISGVLKATTGASEVITTIMLNSIATYLLAHVLTTDAFIGAGNANPKSLSVAENAEYPLLLGGSFRLHLGFVVALLAALFVWWLLERSEIGFQFRATGLNPDAARTAGINVPKVTALVMIVSGALCGLAATGPVLGTQHYLTTSIAGTVGFDAMTVALLGRSTPLGTVLAGLLFGALTAGGTTMQAATGTPIDIVLVLQSTIVLFIAAPPLVRAIYRLPAPGSWRRKQRDAARAAAPTTAGQEA; translated from the coding sequence ATGAGCCAGGCCACCACCGCGCCGGCCGCCGGCACCGCCGAGGAGCGCCGGGAGGCCAAGCCGCCCGTGCTCCGCCAGATCGCCGAGTCGAGCGTCCTCATGGGCGTCCTCGCGGTCTTCACCGCGATGATCGTGGGGTCCGTCCTCATCCTCATCGCGGACCCGGACGTCCGCGCCGCCTCCAGCTACTTCTTCGCCCGCCCCAGCGACTGGTTCAACGCGGCCGGAACCTCCCTGTCCCAGGCCTACACCGCGCTCGTCCGCGGCGGGATCTTCGACTGGCAGGCCACGACCACCACCCGCATGTGGCGGCCCATGACGGAGACCCTCACAGTCGCCACGCCGCTCATCCTCGCCGGACTCGGCATGGCGGTCGCCTTCCGAGCCGGCCTGTTCAACGTCGGCGGCCAGGGGCAGATCATGCTCGGCGCCATCCTGGGCGGCTACGTCGGCTTCGCCTGGAACCTCCCGACCGGCCTCCACCTCCTGGTCGCCATCATCGGCGCCATCCTCGGCGGCGCCATCTGGGGCGGCATCTCCGGCGTCCTCAAGGCGACCACCGGGGCCAGCGAGGTCATCACGACCATCATGCTCAACTCGATCGCCACCTACCTGCTGGCGCACGTCCTCACCACGGACGCCTTCATCGGCGCGGGCAACGCCAACCCCAAGTCGCTGTCGGTCGCGGAGAACGCCGAGTACCCGCTGCTCCTGGGGGGCTCCTTCCGCCTCCACCTCGGTTTCGTCGTCGCGCTCCTGGCGGCCCTCTTCGTCTGGTGGCTCCTCGAGCGCAGCGAGATCGGCTTCCAGTTCCGCGCCACCGGCCTCAACCCCGACGCCGCCCGCACCGCCGGCATCAACGTGCCCAAGGTGACCGCCCTCGTCATGATCGTCTCCGGCGCCCTGTGCGGCCTCGCCGCCACCGGCCCCGTCCTCGGCACCCAGCACTACCTCACGACCTCGATCGCCGGCACGGTCGGCTTCGACGCCATGACCGTCGCGCTGCTCGGCCGCTCGACCCCGCTCGGCACGGTCCTGGCGGGCCTGCTCTTCGGAGCCCTCACCGCTGGCGGCACGACCATGCAGGCCGCCACGGGCACCCCGATCGACATCGTCCTGGTCCTCCAGTCCACGATCGTCCTGTTCATCGCCGCCCCGCCGCTCGTCCGCGCCATCTACCGCCTTCCCGCACCGGGCTCCTGGAGGCGCAAGCAGCGCGACGCTGCCCGCGCCGCCGCCCCGACCACCGCCGGACAGGAGGCCTGA